The Oenanthe melanoleuca isolate GR-GAL-2019-014 chromosome 1, OMel1.0, whole genome shotgun sequence genome segment ctccatcccaggcaCGGCTCGGCTGTGGCTGTGGCCTCAGCTCCCCagacagctcccagctcactcCTCGGTGTCACACCTTGGATTCTGGGCTCTTCAGGGAGTTTCCTGCCAGCTTCTCCTTCTCTGGCTGTGCCTTTGCCCCCCCTGCCCGGCCGGCGTGCCGCTCCTGCTTGCTGAGGATGGCGTACACGGCCCCGAAGCACAGGAAGGCGCCCACCTCGAagaagagctgcagccccaggtaCCTGTGTGCACAcgggctcagggcagctcctggcacccGGGGCGTTCAGGGGGAGCCTCTGCCCCGCGCCCAGCCCTACCTGTGCCTGAAGAGGGTGTTGTCGTAGTACCTGCAGGCAGCCCGGCGCTCGCAGCGCCGCTCCCACAGCACGCACGCCGTGTCGATGGCGCTGCCGTACAGCACCGGGCCCGGCATCCACGctgcaaggcagggctgggctgggctgggctcccgcCACAGGCACCCCAAAGCGGGGCTCTGGGTGGGTGCCGcagccaccccaaaaacagggCCCAAACCAGGGCCCTGAGTGCCGcagccaccccaaaaacagggCCCAAACCAGGGCCCTGAGTGCCACAGACACCCCCAAAACAGGGCCCAAACCAGGGCCCTGAGTGCCACAGACACCCCCAAAACAGGGCCCAAACCAGGGCCCCAGGTGCCACGGCCTAAAACATGGCCCAAACCGTGGCCTAAACCAGGGCCCTGGGTGAGTGCCACAGCCCAAACCACGACACAAACCATGGCCTCAGGTGCCTcagccaccccaaaaccatAGCCCTGGGTTCCACAGCCTAAACTACAGCCCAAACCAtgccccaggtgctgcagcctAAATTGCGGCCTAAACTGCGGCCTAAACCACAGCCCAAACCATGGCCCAAACCATGACCCAAACCACGGCCCCAGGTGCCACAGCCCAAACCACAGCCCAAACCATGGCCCAAACCATGACCCAAACCATGGCCCCAGGTGCCACAGCCCAAACCACAGCCCAAACCACGGCCCCAGGTGAGTGCCACAGCCTGAACCACGGCCCCAGGTAAGTGCCACAGCCCAAACCACAGCCCAAACCACAGCCCAAAGTGGGTGCCACGGCCCAAACCACGGCCCCAGGTGAGTGCCACAGCCTGAACCACGGCCCCAAGTGGGTGCCACAGCCCAAACCACGGCCCCCGGTGCCACCGGCAGGTacctcctgcacccctcagtGACAGACACTCCACCACCAccccaggcagcctgttcctgctCACCTCCTCCACCCACTGAGCATTTATTGCTCCTTCCCACGGCTGCTGAGGCATTTCCTGGGGGCCTCCAGGGCAACATGAATTTTCCCCCTTGGAAAAGCTACTGGTGGGATGACAGGACAGGGTGTGGAGCCCCCTGATGAGCTGGAGGtgcacagagcagtgtctgcacacagcctgagctcctgcacCTGAAGTCACTCCCAGCCCTCCTTTGTTTACACACGGAGATGGagcccttggagctgccttGTCTCATCCCCCACGTGCAGCCCCAGACCCTGCAGGGCGGCatctttccctgccctgggaaagccctctccaggagctgccattGCTTTCCAGGATGGGATTTTAACACATTTCAATTTACCTAAAACTCTCAGCAGCATGAACTGTATCCCAACAGCGAATGATTTGTCTTCAGGCTGGATgctcctgaaaaacaaaatgcaacGTGCCCTCTGgcaatcccagcaggatggatgcttcccttcctttttttggtCTGGAAATCCTGCCAGACCCAGGAAGAGCTTGAAAGTACCATTTACAGACTAAGACAGAGATTCCATCACAGCTTTCCCCTCTGCCTCAGCTTTACCCACTCCAGGGTCCAGCCCCACCAGCCTGGGCTCACATCTGGGctggctccatcctgctgccaccccacagGCACCTCTCCCAGGGTGTGGGAAGCTGGAGCCCTAATTGCCTCTCTGCACTGGGAGGGCAGGCTGCTTTCAAGCAGAGGAAGGGAATTAACTTCTTAACTTCTCACAGGGCTGCCTTAAGAAGAGCccaaatgctgctgtgctggattACTGCTGAGTTCATGGTGCATCTTGTGCTGAGCTAAAgccacagcaggaacagggcacgaggtgcagcccagggctgggttaACCCAGGACTGATTTAACTTAGGGCTGGTTTAACCCAGGGCTGGTTTagcccagggctgctgtaaCCCAGAGCTGGTGTAACCCAGGGCTGGTTTAGCCCATGGCTGGTTTAACCCAAAGCTGGTTTAACCCAGGGCTGGTGTAACCCAGGGCTGTTTTAACCCAGGGCTGTTTTAACCCAAAGCTGGTTTTATCCAGGGCTGGTTTAACCCAGGGCTGGTTTAACCCATGACTGGTTTAGCCCAGGGCTGGTTTAGCCCAGGGCTGGTGTAGCCCCAGCCAGGCCATGCCATCCCCAGTCCCGCAGTGGACAAACCCTGTCTCCTGAGCCAAGCACGCCCTGTGTGGCTGCCCAGGACTGTGGCCAGGGGGTCCCACCTGAGGATGAGCATGAAGGAGGGCGTGTGGGACGTGCTGGCGAGGatcccagccaggcaggacagCACCACGAAGGGCACCAGGAGGTGGGAGCAGCCGGTGCCGCAGGAGCCCGGCCGCGCCAGCCCCGCGGGCCCCGCCACGCAGCTGCACCCCGAGTAGTTCTGCAAAGAGGAGAGACACCACTGCTGCTCACGGGCCCTGCacctgcagagggagggaacGCTGCCAGCTGCCAGGAGAAGGAGAGGGGTAGATTTGTCTGGAAATGATGAGCAGTAATTAGCACTCAGTGCTtggggagagctcagagccccgTCCGgtgctccaggagagctgcagagggactggagacaagggctggagggacaggacatgggaatggcttcagactgacagagggcagggctggatgggtATTGGGAAGGCAttgctgcccctgtgcccaggcagtGTCCTGCTGTGAGCCCCttcacccagggctgtgtgcagggcagagctgcagccacagccagagcccaAGATCAGGGCAGTGTTAAATCAAACATGTCAAACCTCACCTTTGAGAGAGGCTCATAAATAACTAGCAGAGCCTTATAGCAAAGAAAAGGTGCCCTGGAGTGATGGAtgaggaatttttccttttctctattttttagtcatgattctttttttttcttgttgtttaaAACAAGAAACTCCTgagtttgttgttttcttttttaagagaCCTTTAAATAAAATGAGCAGGATCTTTTGGTTGCCAGAGGGGGTGGCAGTTTGCAGAAGGGTGACCCCAGAGGCAGGGTCTCCCAAACCCTCGTTCCTACATCCAAGCTTACATGGTGCCCTCTGGAAGGGCTGCAGCAAAGCTGGGCACACACCTGTAGGGttttctgcaggctgggagTTCCTGGAAACCCTTTCCAGGAAGGCAGTAGGCAATGAGTGCCAGAGGTCCCTGTACTGGCTGAGATACTGAGAAGGGCAAGAAAAGAGTAAAATTTCCAagaaagcagggctggaagagagaggCATGgttgaggaggaaaaaagcagttGGAAAGGATCTGCTGTACAAAAGGCAGGCGTGGGGGTGCAGGAGAGCACACCTGGGACTAAGCTCTGGCAGAAATCATAATTGATACTAAAATCAAGTGCTGTTAATaacaaaatgctgctgcaaacTGCCCAGACAGTCCCGGGCTGCCATTCCATCCTGTGCCGAGagtgcagcacacagccacCCATCCCACACGGGCTGCTGAGGACCTGTGTCTGCACGGCAGAGCCTTCCTCAGGCGGGGCTgtgagctcctgcagagccagcagagctgctgggtcactcagagctgccaggcCCCAGTGACAGGCGgggggcagcacaggagggagcagcacagggcagcagagggacCCAaagcaaggcagggctgggagcaaagcagggctgggagcaaagCCCGCTCTCCCCGCcctcccaggcagcccctgcccctctggcAGTGCTCCCCCGGCAGCCTGGCCGCAGGACTCACCAGGATGGAGCCGGCAGCGGGGCTGTGGGCGCTGCTGCAGCCGGCAGAGCAGGGCGAGGTGAACTCCACGCCGTCCGAGCCGCACACCGGGTTGAAGCCCGTCTCGGGGCAGCGGCACTGCGCGCTGCACTCCAGGCTGTGCGGTCCAAACCCGGAGCTGAGCACGAGGAAAGGGTTAATGCCAGCTGGGGAGCATCACCACAGTGCATCTTACAGAGAAAACCAGCTGCGTGTGTGCTGAGACACCAAAAAACCACCTGGCTGCACAGCAAACCCTTCCCCGTGTGTCAGTGAGGACCCGGGGAATTCCACCATCACCCCAAACCTCTGCTCTGCCCGGGCAAGGCATCCCAACCTCAAACGGGCACGGCAGCCACCCACCTCCTTCATACTGGGCTCTGGGGTTCTTGCAACACagctgtgggagggagggagggagattCCTCCTAAGGGCTGGGACCACAGCACACAGAACAGGGAGTTCAGAGATCTGGATCAAGCCTTGAGGGCACACGAGAAGGTCCTGCCCACACTGAACTGCCACAGCTTGGATGGTGTGATCCCAGGGCATGGCTCCTGCCTCAATGATTCATCCACCACACTTTCCAAGATGAAAACTCGTGCTGTTTGTGCCAAAAAGCGTGTTTACTTTGGGTTCCACGCTTGCTCCTCAGTAGGAAATCTCACTGGTGGAACTCACATAACCCTGCTCCCAAAAACCTCGTGTGTAAAAGGTTTTACCCCCAAGGAGATCATCTGAAATGACTCCACCATGTGTGGAAGAGGTCACAAAGGCTGGCCTAAACCTGAGGATGCAGCACACTTGTGTTTACCCACAAGAATCCCTTACTTTATCTCcatcagctgcctctgctgaggGCACAAACCCCTTTCTGGGgatcctgcctggctgccccGTGCCCAGCTGTGGTACCTGTCCCAGTAGGTGACACCTGCCACCCTCTGCGTGGGGCAGCCCAGGAAGAGCAGGGGAAAGGCTGcgagcaggcacagcagcatgcccagcaggcacagggcactgcactgcCTCAGCGACATCTGGAAGCGCTTCAGGATGGCGCCGCCCACCACGATGCCGACCATGGCCCCGGGGATGTTCACAGCGCCTGGGGAAAGGCAGGGCACCGGCTCAGGGCACCACAGAGTGCCTTGGGCGGCTTGAGCATCACAGTCCCACCCCTTCCACCGCCCCacactgccccacccagccgGGCCCGGACACTtcaggggcagccccagcatctctgggcaccctgtgccaccctccctgggagcagctccctccaACACCCAACCCAAAGCCATTCCCCCTGTCCTATCACTGTCCCTTGCTTTCCACCTCTGATCTGTACCAGTTCCTTCTCACAGCAAAGACCCAGAGCTCCTATTCTAACCAGGTTCCTATTTCTCAGCACAGGTGATTCAGCAGGGAACAAGGTTTTTGCAGGGACTGGTGGAATAAGGCTATGAAAAATCAGCAAACTGGTGCCTTATGTATCCATGCATGCAAGATGTCAGGAGCAGTGGAAAGCTGTGCTTCACCCagcaaaatgtgatttttcagtGTCGACAGGAAGAAACACCAAGTAAGCCTGGGGAGGatgtttaatttctgtgcagtgcaggaCTGTGCCCATTTCTGTAAAAACCCCATTTATGTAACCCCCatgttttgggtgttttgggggggaCACCAAAGTTCAGCTAGAGATATGCAAAATGTTTAATTCAGCTAAGGATCAATGGGGAGGTGCTTTCAGCCCATAAATACCCACGCAAGGAAGGAATTTCCAGCTACAGAAAGCTTtttgatctgaaaaaaaaaggccaagCAAGACTCAGTAGTGAGAACAAAGGCCAGAGAAATGAATCTGGAGCACGGTGCTGACCTGAAGCAGAGGGTAAATGAAGGCTGGGAACAGCTCAGCTGGGCCCTGCTTCAGCATTTAACCttcctgcacccagccctgggcactgcctgtCTGCTCTGCTCACTTTGCTCTCATCTATCTGCTGCAGACCTCAGAGGCCTCTTTCCCTGAGGTGCTGTTTGctcaaaaatgtgttttaaaccCTTCTGTGGCAGGATCTCTGAACTCTCCAACCAGTTCTGAGAGGGAGGCTTTATTCCAGAGCAATTCTCCCTAAGCCCTGGATTACTTTTTAAGGGGCCAGAAGCCCAGCAACACTTACCAATGATCATGTTGGCCAGGGAGGCTGTGAGGGAGAACTGTCTCTCCAGGAACTTGCCCATGAAGGTTGCTAACCCAGCAACCATGGCAGAGATGTTGACCTGagccagcaccaccagcaggTACACGGGGTGCCGCAGGTTCCTCAGCAGCACCGCAGGGAAACCTGGAAGGACAAGGGGgacctgctgcacacagagcagggcacagaaaaTATCCATCCCACAAGAGTCTGGGCTGGAACTGCAGggctcatctcattccaccccttTCCTTGCAGCTTtctggcagagctcctgctgaaaCAATTACAAAAGTAGATGGGAAGCcattaaaagttaatttatttgtttgctgCGGTCGCAGTTTCAGTGTCCTTTTTGTTTCCATCATGCAAAACGCATTTTTTGATGACAGGCACAAAATGCTCCAGCAAACTGCCCTAGGGCTGAACCCTTGAGAggtctgcagcccctgctgccaggggccTGGGGTGCCCCAGTGTCCATCCTGGGGCGATGTCCCTTCCtgcacaccccaaaccccctttctgctcctgctctgccctggctgccacGCAAAGGGCAACTTCCAAACAAACTGCTGATGAGTTTCCCAGATGAGGGCTTGGGCAGCCAATATGCTGGAGCAGAGATA includes the following:
- the SLCO2B1 gene encoding solute carrier organic anion transporter family member 2B1; the protein is MTSPAPRSSRPDMARRSLCRSPFLSIKFFVCCHGLLQLSQLLVSGYLKSSISTIERRYGLSSQTSGLLASFNEVGNTLLIVFVSYLGSRVHRPRLIGCGALLVALAGLLMALPHFLTGPYRYGRPAPGTSSNTTDLCQPGAPGAWANLSQASCAPHTSRESHEVLLVMFMAQALLGIGGVPIQPFGISYIDDFASERNSPLYLGILFSLTVVGPGVAFMLGSAMLRFYVDIDKVSAAEVQLTSQDPRWVGAWWLGFLVAASLVALCALPYFFFPREMPKEVVRGKARHSSRREDMLSQLRPSSQHMESLSLPEFIRRFPAVLLRNLRHPVYLLVVLAQVNISAMVAGLATFMGKFLERQFSLTASLANMIIGAVNIPGAMVGIVVGGAILKRFQMSLRQCSALCLLGMLLCLLAAFPLLFLGCPTQRVAGVTYWDSSGFGPHSLECSAQCRCPETGFNPVCGSDGVEFTSPCSAGCSSAHSPAAGSILNYSGCSCVAGPAGLARPGSCGTGCSHLLVPFVVLSCLAGILASTSHTPSFMLILRSIQPEDKSFAVGIQFMLLRVLAWMPGPVLYGSAIDTACVLWERRCERRAACRYYDNTLFRHRYLGLQLFFEVGAFLCFGAVYAILSKQERHAGRAGGAKAQPEKEKLAGNSLKSPESKV